In the Bacillus shivajii genome, one interval contains:
- a CDS encoding DAK2 domain-containing protein → MTIKKIEGEKFAHMLIEGANNLSNNSKTIDALNVFPVPDGDTGTNMNLTITSGVKEVKGANTENVGKVAGSFAKGLLMGARGNSGVILSQLFRGFSKSVEGKEELTAKDLSLAFEYGVEMAYKAVMKPVEGTILTVAKDSAKKAGEYTKRNDDVIGLMEAVLEEAKASLERTPDLLPVLKEVGVVDSGGQGLVTIYEGFLAVLKGEKIVDVVQDAPNMDELVKVEHHQSAQSHMATEDIEFGYCTEVMVKFEEEKMKENPFSEDNFREVLSQYGDSLLVVSDDDLLKIHIHAEHPGNVITEAQQFGALVNVKIENMREQHTSILEQEGVEVPHDTKEAQGLEKTEYGIVTVAMGAGIAELFKGLGAKVVIEGGQTMNPSTEDFVKAIDEANAEKLILLPNNSNIVMAAEQAASVSDKEIVVVPSKSVPQGLAALLAYNPTDALEDNKEEMTESLGTVKTGEVTYAVRDTSINGVDINKGDYMGIFEKDIVATGTSVQEVAQDLLTKMIDDESEIVTVIRGEDRTEQEADDLVDYIEGQYEDVEVEVHEGNQPLYSYIVSVE, encoded by the coding sequence GTGACGATCAAGAAAATTGAAGGAGAAAAGTTTGCTCATATGCTTATTGAAGGGGCAAACAATTTATCCAACAATTCTAAAACAATTGATGCGTTAAACGTTTTCCCTGTACCAGATGGTGATACAGGTACAAATATGAATTTAACGATTACATCTGGCGTAAAAGAGGTAAAAGGAGCAAATACCGAGAACGTCGGTAAAGTAGCTGGGAGCTTTGCAAAAGGATTACTTATGGGTGCAAGAGGAAACTCTGGAGTAATCCTTTCTCAACTGTTTAGAGGTTTCTCGAAATCCGTTGAGGGTAAAGAAGAATTAACAGCGAAAGATTTAAGTCTTGCCTTCGAATACGGAGTAGAAATGGCGTACAAAGCTGTGATGAAACCAGTTGAGGGGACGATCTTAACAGTTGCTAAAGATTCGGCGAAGAAAGCAGGAGAATATACGAAGCGAAACGATGATGTCATCGGTCTGATGGAGGCTGTTCTTGAAGAAGCCAAGGCTTCATTAGAGAGAACACCAGATTTACTTCCTGTACTAAAAGAAGTAGGTGTCGTTGACTCAGGTGGACAAGGTCTCGTTACAATTTATGAAGGCTTTCTAGCTGTTTTAAAAGGTGAAAAGATCGTAGATGTCGTTCAAGATGCACCAAACATGGACGAGCTTGTCAAAGTAGAACATCACCAATCTGCACAAAGTCATATGGCTACTGAAGATATTGAATTTGGTTATTGTACAGAAGTGATGGTGAAATTCGAAGAAGAGAAAATGAAAGAAAATCCTTTCAGTGAAGACAACTTCCGGGAAGTACTTAGTCAATACGGTGACTCACTATTAGTTGTTTCTGATGATGACTTGTTAAAAATCCATATTCATGCTGAGCACCCAGGTAATGTCATTACTGAAGCTCAACAGTTCGGGGCATTAGTTAACGTGAAAATTGAAAATATGCGCGAACAGCATACAAGTATCCTTGAACAAGAAGGTGTAGAAGTTCCGCATGATACAAAAGAAGCACAAGGTCTTGAGAAAACAGAGTATGGTATTGTAACTGTTGCAATGGGTGCTGGTATTGCTGAGCTATTTAAAGGTTTAGGTGCAAAAGTTGTCATTGAAGGCGGGCAAACGATGAACCCATCTACAGAAGACTTTGTTAAAGCAATCGATGAAGCAAATGCTGAAAAGTTGATCCTGCTTCCTAATAACAGCAATATTGTTATGGCCGCTGAGCAAGCTGCATCCGTATCAGATAAAGAAATTGTTGTCGTACCATCAAAATCGGTTCCACAAGGGTTAGCAGCATTGCTTGCATATAACCCTACTGATGCTTTAGAAGATAACAAAGAAGAAATGACAGAATCACTAGGAACGGTAAAAACAGGTGAAGTTACATATGCCGTTCGTGATACGAGCATCAATGGTGTTGACATTAATAAAGGTGACTACATGGGTATTTTTGAAAAGGACATTGTAGCCACAGGAACATCCGTGCAAGAGGTTGCGCAAGATTTATTAACTAAGATGATTGACGACGAAAGCGAAATTGTTACAGTGATCCGCGGTGAAGACCGAACGGAGCAAGAAGCTGACGATCTCGTAGATTATATTGAAGGTCAATATGAAGATGTAGAAGTAGAAGTTCATGAAGGAAACCAACCTTTATATTCTTATATCGTTTCTGTAGAATAA
- a CDS encoding Asp23/Gls24 family envelope stress response protein, which yields MTIEMKTNYGKIDVSKEVVAVIAGGAAIDCYGIVGMASQKQLKDGITDLLGKENLRRGVVIREEDDEQVHIDMYIIVSYGTKISEVAHNVQSKVKYQLEQMLGLVVDSVNIFVQGVRVTNP from the coding sequence ATGACCATCGAAATGAAGACGAATTATGGAAAGATCGACGTTTCTAAAGAAGTAGTTGCTGTCATTGCAGGTGGAGCGGCAATCGATTGTTATGGTATTGTTGGAATGGCTTCACAAAAGCAATTAAAAGATGGAATTACGGATCTATTAGGAAAAGAGAATTTAAGACGCGGTGTTGTCATTCGTGAAGAAGACGATGAACAAGTCCACATTGATATGTATATTATTGTAAGCTACGGAACGAAGATTTCAGAAGTGGCACACAACGTACAATCAAAAGTAAAATACCAATTAGAACAAATGTTAGGTTTAGTTGTCGACTCTGTTAACATTTTCGTTCAAGGAGTACGAGTAACAAACCCATAG
- the rpmB gene encoding 50S ribosomal protein L28: protein MARKCVVTGRGPRSGNQRSHAMNANKRRWGANVQKVRILVDGKPKRVYVSAKALKSGKVQRV from the coding sequence ATGGCACGTAAATGCGTAGTAACAGGAAGAGGACCTCGCTCAGGTAACCAACGTTCTCACGCGATGAACGCGAATAAGCGCCGCTGGGGTGCTAACGTACAAAAAGTACGTATCTTGGTTGACGGTAAGCCGAAACGTGTATACGTTTCAGCGAAAGCTCTTAAATCAGGAAAAGTTCAACGCGTTTAA
- the spoVM gene encoding stage V sporulation protein SpoVM → MKFYTIKLPKFLGGFVRAVLGSFKKG, encoded by the coding sequence ATGAAGTTTTATACGATTAAATTACCAAAGTTTCTTGGAGGGTTTGTTAGAGCGGTATTAGGATCATTTAAAAAGGGTTAA
- a CDS encoding thiamine diphosphokinase, translating into MIYILFAGGPIENIPPVSEIQRIYGSGDVKWIGVDRGVYYLLKENTQPDYAFGDFDSLSKEEKEWVDEYSLSLKVYPEEKDETDLEIALSWVLLRQDVEKVIIFGGTGGRLDHLFMNTQLLLKGLELDIPVILEDRSNRMFMKKPGSYTLTNSEANYISFLPMSKKVKGLTLTGFRYPLKEKEVVQGSSLCISNELRESQGSYSFKEGILMVFESSDHMHS; encoded by the coding sequence ATGATTTATATATTATTTGCAGGAGGTCCGATTGAGAATATTCCACCTGTTTCAGAAATACAGCGAATATATGGAAGTGGGGATGTAAAGTGGATCGGTGTGGACAGAGGGGTTTATTATTTATTAAAAGAAAACACCCAACCAGATTATGCTTTTGGTGACTTTGATTCATTATCGAAAGAAGAAAAAGAGTGGGTTGATGAGTATTCACTTTCACTTAAAGTTTATCCAGAAGAAAAAGATGAAACTGACTTAGAAATTGCTTTAAGTTGGGTGTTGTTACGTCAAGATGTCGAAAAAGTCATTATTTTTGGTGGAACTGGAGGACGATTAGATCATCTATTTATGAACACACAATTGCTTTTAAAAGGGCTTGAACTCGATATTCCTGTCATATTGGAAGATCGTTCGAACAGAATGTTTATGAAAAAACCAGGTTCATATACGCTAACAAATAGCGAAGCAAACTACATCTCGTTTTTGCCGATGTCAAAAAAAGTAAAAGGTCTGACTTTAACAGGGTTTCGTTACCCACTGAAAGAAAAAGAGGTTGTACAAGGATCTAGTCTTTGTATAAGTAATGAATTAAGAGAGAGTCAAGGGAGTTATTCATTCAAAGAAGGAATTTTGATGGTGTTTGAATCAAGTGATCATATGCACAGTTAA
- the rpe gene encoding ribulose-phosphate 3-epimerase: MIKIAPSILSADFSKLGEEVKDVEKGGADYIHVDVMDGHFVPNITIGPLIVDAIRPVTDLPLDVHLMIENPDQYIPQFAKAGADIISVHAEACAHLHRTVHLIKEQGVKAGVVINPATPVDSIKPIIEDVELVLLMTVNPGFGGQSFIHSVLPKISEVRELVNQTGKEIDIEVDGGVNEETAKLCVEAGANVLVAGSAVYNQPDRQKAIESIRG; encoded by the coding sequence TCAGCAGATTTTTCAAAATTAGGAGAAGAAGTAAAAGACGTTGAAAAAGGTGGAGCAGACTATATTCATGTAGACGTCATGGATGGTCATTTTGTTCCTAATATTACAATTGGTCCATTAATTGTCGATGCGATTCGACCGGTTACGGATCTTCCATTAGATGTCCATTTAATGATTGAGAACCCAGATCAATACATTCCTCAATTTGCAAAAGCTGGAGCAGATATTATAAGCGTTCACGCAGAAGCTTGTGCACATTTACATCGAACAGTTCATTTAATAAAGGAGCAAGGCGTTAAAGCGGGTGTCGTGATTAACCCCGCAACACCAGTTGACTCTATAAAACCTATCATTGAAGATGTTGAACTTGTTCTATTGATGACGGTTAACCCCGGGTTTGGAGGACAGTCATTTATTCATTCTGTCTTACCTAAGATTTCAGAAGTGCGTGAGCTAGTAAATCAAACTGGTAAAGAGATCGACATTGAAGTTGACGGTGGTGTAAACGAAGAGACAGCTAAGCTTTGTGTAGAAGCGGGTGCGAATGTACTAGTTGCTGGATCAGCTGTATATAACCAACCTGACCGACAAAAAGCGATTGAGTCGATTAGAGGTTAA